A single region of the Thermotoga profunda AZM34c06 genome encodes:
- the fliN gene encoding flagellar motor switch protein FliN, with translation MNSDFLTQDELNELLKGLSEDLNDEDKKIITEISDMIMNSSTVALGIVIGREVKISLKEISSRALKDLLDSMEEDMVSAEVEFADGIKGDILFLFPQSLGARIADMMMGGSGEPESFELDEVRISAITETMNQMMGAATTSLSEKTKKKISIANMKVNLLKKGSQASLVFNPVQILVCVTYNLDLENGKSSTMAILSPILFFKDIYNVIHPQKSEPTKAKKEETKVKVQPVQFQEFAKQEGTTVTPPSEFSGKLELLLDVPLKVVVELGRAKMTLKQILEMNIGSLIELDKLTGEPVDILVNGRLIARGEVVVVDENFGVRITEIVSPKQRIYSIRETNGV, from the coding sequence ATGAACAGTGATTTTCTTACACAAGATGAATTGAATGAGCTTTTAAAAGGTTTGAGTGAAGATCTAAACGACGAAGATAAGAAAATAATAACTGAAATCTCTGATATGATAATGAATTCATCTACTGTAGCACTTGGAATAGTAATCGGGAGAGAGGTGAAGATTTCTTTAAAAGAGATATCGAGTAGAGCTTTGAAAGACTTGCTCGATTCAATGGAAGAAGATATGGTTAGTGCTGAAGTAGAATTTGCAGATGGAATAAAAGGCGATATCTTGTTTTTATTTCCACAATCATTAGGAGCTCGCATTGCGGATATGATGATGGGTGGTTCGGGTGAACCTGAGAGTTTTGAGCTTGATGAAGTCAGGATTAGCGCGATAACTGAAACAATGAATCAAATGATGGGAGCTGCTACCACCTCACTCTCCGAGAAAACCAAAAAGAAGATATCAATTGCCAATATGAAAGTCAATCTTCTGAAGAAAGGTTCTCAGGCGTCTTTAGTCTTCAACCCCGTGCAGATATTGGTGTGTGTCACTTACAACCTTGATCTTGAAAATGGTAAATCTTCGACGATGGCAATTCTCTCACCAATTTTATTTTTCAAAGATATCTACAACGTTATACATCCTCAAAAAAGTGAACCAACCAAGGCAAAGAAAGAAGAGACCAAGGTTAAAGTACAACCAGTTCAGTTTCAGGAGTTCGCAAAGCAGGAGGGGACCACTGTGACACCCCCATCGGAATTTTCAGGAAAATTAGAGTTACTCTTAGACGTGCCACTAAAGGTTGTGGTTGAACTTGGACGTGCCAAGATGACACTAAAACAAATTCTCGAGATGAATATCGGATCACTCATAGAACTTGATAAACTCACCGGTGAGCCGGTTGATATACTGGTTAATGGTAGACTCATAGCGAGAGGAGAAGTAGTAGTAGTTGATGAGAATTTCGGTGTTAGAATAACAGAGATAGTCAGTCCAAAACAGAGAATATATTCCATAAGGGAGACGAATG